The DNA segment TTCACGCTTTGGACCAAGGCGCTTTTGTCACCGACATCGAACTTTACTCAAATGTAATTTTAGAAACCGCGGAAACCGAATATCTTCTCAATAATTACGAAAGAACGATGCAACTGTTGGAATCTCTAGAAAACTTGAATCTTCCAGATCTACAATATATTCGTGCGGATGCTATCCAGGTAAGACTCTATTCCAAAATGAATAAGGTCGAAAATGCCGTTTTTGCAGGACTACGGGCAATGAAACGTTTTCAGATCAACATCCCGTCTTTGCCGCTACTAGTAACGTTAGTTCTTTTTAAGGAGCTATTTCTCTCATTAATTCTCTCCAAAGGAAAATCGGATACGGAATTGATAAGCATAAAAGAAAACGGAGAACCAGAATACCAAGCTTTGATCGATCTTTTTGCGGATCTTGGTCCCTCCGCATTCACATACAATCAGAATCTGTTCGCGCTCATCGTATTAAAAATGTTTAATACTTCTTTAACAAAGGGAGTTTCAAGAAGCAGTCCGATCGCCTACAGCGGCTATGGAATGATCGTAAATCAAGCTTTGAAGAATTTGGACCAAGCGATCCGATATTCGAAACTTGCGATGGATCTAAACGATAAAATTCCCTTTGATCTGGTCAAGTGGAAGGTGCAATATGTATATTCGGCGTATCTATGTCACTGGAAAAGACATATCGTTTTGGATATCGGACTGCTTGACGATGTACATAACGGAGCGCTTCAAAACGGGGATATCTTTTACGCGGGTTTTAGCATGCAAGCTAAGACACAAAAGAAAATTTTCGCAGCCTCTCCAATCGAAGAGCTTCTTTCAGACATCGAAAGCGCGGATCAGTATTTTACCGCGTCAAGAGACAATTTCTCCTTTACGATCGTTAAAAGTTCTCATCAGTTGATCAAAGCGCTCGCGGGCAAAACAATATCGCCGGATTCTCTTAACGATCCCGAATTCAACACTCAAGAGTTTGAAAAAAGAATTCTGGAAGATAAAAACTTTACCGCACTCTCGTATTTTTACAATGACCTTACAAAACTATACTATTTTTCGGGCAACTATCAAAGAGCTCTCGTTTCCGGAGAAAAAGGTGAAAAACTGATTCAAAACGCGTTCGGCTTGATTCCATTTGCCGAATTTTGGTTTTATTACGGACTTACCATTTTTGCAAACGATGACGAGTTTTCTTTTTCGAAACGGTTTCGATTTTCTAAAAAGCTGAAACAAATTTTTGCTCATTTTGAAAAATGGAGCAAGGACTGTCCCGAAAATTTTATGGGTCATCTTGAACTCTTAAAAGCGGAGAAAAATAGGACTAAAGGAAATACGGGTGCGACCATCGCTGGTTATGAAAAAGCGATCAAACTTTTTCAAGAATCAGGTTTTGTCTCCTTTCAAGCTCTCGCTTGCGAGATCGCCGCAAAATTCCATTATAAACTCGGTAATTTTTCCCTCGGAAATCATTATATCCAACATTCAATCGATTTATATGCGAGATGGGGTGCGTCCACTAAAGTTACGGAATTGGAAAATCGCTTTTCCAATCAGATCAATCTTTCTATTTCCCCGGAAGCTATCGGCAGAAGAATCCAAAACCAAACTCCGGATTTGGATCAGGAAATTATATTAAAAACTTATAACCTACTCTCCGGAGAAATTTTATTAGATAATCTATTAAAAAAACTGATTCAAATCGCCATGGAAACAGCAGGAGCGACAAGGGCGATTTACTTTCATTTACATAACAAAAATTTAATGGTATATTTAGCCGGTCAAAGCGGCGAAACCGGAATCATCGTGGAAAATCTTCCGGAGTTAGACGAAACACAATATCCGGTTTCTTATCTAAACTATGTTTTTAGAACCGGCAAGATGATCTCTACGGCGGGGTTTGATTCATCTTCGATCAAAGATTTTACGGATCAATACATCAAAGAAAAAAGACCTCAATCCGTAATTTGTATCCCTTTAGTTCACGCGGGCGGTCTAAAAGGCGTTCTTTATCTTGAAAATCAATTGGTAAAAGGAGTCTTTACGGAAAATAGAATTTCAACCTTGGAACTGATCGCAGGCCAGGCCGCTATTTCGATCGAAAATGCAAACCTCTATGCGGAACTCGAAGAAAAAGTAGTAGAAAGAACTTCGGAACTAAACAATACAATTAAACTCATTCAAAAAGACTTACTCTATGCTCAAAAAATTCAGGATCGAATTCTCCCAAAATCGGAAGTTACAGTAGCCGGACTTTATATCTTAACAAAATATATCCCGATGAACGAAGTGGGAGGCGATATCTACGATTACGTGGAAATTTCGCCGGGTAAGGTACGAATTTTCTTAGCGGATGCGACCGGGCATGGCGTTCAAGCTGCGTTAGTCACTATGTTGATCAAATCGGAGTACGAGGGACTTAAGTTTCTTGATCTTCCGCCGGGAGAAGTCATATCCAAATTGAACAAAGAGATCATTGCAAAATACAGCGCGATTAAGTCATTTTTTAGCTGTTTAATTGCGGACATTGATACCGGCGAAGGAACCCTTTCCTATTCCGCAGCCGGACACCCGGATCAATTTTATCTTTCCGGAACAACAATCACAAGACTTTTTAAAAGCGGACCAATCATCGGAATTTCGGATAAGGTTCGATATCAAACTCAGTTTCTTGAAATCGAGACCGGCGGTAAACTTTTCTTTTTTACTGACGGAATCGTTGAAGAATTCAATTCCTTTGAAGAAGAGTTTGGTGAAGATAGATTATTAGAATCCATACTCAAAGAATCCTCAAAACCGGTTCCCGATCTTGTAAAATCGGTTTTCGGAGATCTGCAATCCTTTTTATCCGGCCAGAAGGCGCAGGACGATATTACTTTTCTTACAGTTGAAGTTTTATAACATCGAGCGAAGAGCTCAATGAATGCTTCTCTAATGATCAGCGTTCAGGAAGCGAGATGCTGAGATGTATCGATCGGAGCAAACATCGACTGATCGCAAATCTTTAAATCATCACACATTAAGATTCTCTAAATTGATATTCCGATCGAAAGAAAGAGTTGGATTCCGATTCCGTTTGCTCGATCCAACTCTTTTTCTTTTCCGTCTTTCCAGATTCTTTCCAAAATCGTAAGATCCGGAGTTTGATTGTAAAAGCCGATGTTTTCCCTTTGCACATGCGCCGAGCTATTCATAAAAAGGAGAACTGAAAAACCTCCGTAGAGAAACAATCCCGTAGGAAACACATAACGTATCCCCGCACCCGGAGCCAAGTACGCTCTTTTATTGGATATGGAATACGACCAGGTTTTTCCGTTCGAGCTACCGTCCTCATAAACCCAAAACTCGTTTTTGCGATCTCTCTGAAAATAAAATTCCTGTCCAAGGCCGATACTCAAAAAATAAGGAATCGAAAACGGAAACCATTCCAAAGCGATCGAATATTGATTTTGTACGGCTTCCCGATTCTGCAAAGAAAAAGCGACAGCATTTGATTGAGAACCGATCCGATCCAGATCAAAACGATCCGCCCTTTGTCTCTGATGAAACAAAAAGGAAAGCGCAAACTTTCCCCCTAAATTGTATCCGAGTTGAAACCAAGACAATTCGCGAATCCCAAAACCGCCTACACTCATTCGTTTTTGATTTCTAAGTTCGGATTGCTCTCCCCTAAAAGCAACTAACTCGGATTTGGCGATCCCCTCCGCACATAAATCGTGATACAAAAATAGAACGAATAAAATCAAAACAAAGTTTTTTTGAAGGTGAAAAATCGATTTCATAGGGACAATCAAACAGTTTCTTTTCTAAATTTAATTCTATCGCGTCGATTTGAATTTTGGAATTTGTTTGTGATTTTATTTTTACTAAATTCAAAATAAAATTCCAAGGAAATCATCATATCATGATCTTCTTGGAATTTAATCGATTCCTATTTTGGGAGATCTACGAGTAAAACTTTGGTCACGTCAGTTTTGAAATCGAATCCCAATTTTCATGAACGCCGAACTGAATCGCTTGTTCACAACGTAAAACGAATAACTTAGCGGCCGTATCGTTTGGGTTGAGTCTCAGCACATCTTGAAAATGAGAAAAACTTTCCTTAAATTCCTGGGCTCGATAGAGATCGATTCCCTTTTCAAACAGGCCTTTGGTATCCAACCGAAGTCTTAAATCCACGTCGGAAAGTCCGTCAAATATCTCGAATACAGAAACGTGATCGCTCTTACCTTTGACGTTCACTGTATCCAGCAAACGATAATGAAATTTGTCCGGATTGCTCATTCTAAACAAAGCCTGTTCGCTTACGATGATGTCGCAGCCGTATAATTTTGTAAGGCTTTCAATACGGGACGCAAGATTTACGGCGTCGGATATTACGGTTCCCTCCATTCTCTCCTCTCCGCCGATCGTTCCTAACATCAACTTTCCGTAATGAAGCCCGATTCCAATCTTAATCGGAATATAGTTCTTTTTATTTCTATACTGATTGTATGTGATCATGTATTTTTGCATTTCAATTGCTGCGTTCAAAGCATCATCGACCTGCTGCTGAAATAAGGCCATAATTCCGTCGCCTAAAAATTTATCGATGTATCCGCTATTGACCTGAATGATCGGACTCATTCGTTTCAAATAGGAATTGATAAAATTGAAATTTTCTTCCGGAGTCATCTTTTCGGAAAGTTCGGTAAACGATCGAATATCGGAAAACATGACCGTCATTTCCTTTTCGATTTGATCGCCTAATTTGACGTCCAGAATCGACTCCTTTCCCAGATTTAGCAAAAACTCTTTCGGAACAAAACGAGCATACGAAACATAAAGAGTAATCAATTCTTTGTTTTTTATATTGAGTTCGCGATTGAGTCGATCCGACTCATTGTGTAATTTTGAAAACTTAAGCGCCATTGCAATCGCCATGCTGGTCACAAAAAGCAAAAAACCGATCTCGAAATACGTTTCGTGTCCGATCATTCCGACGTAAGAAAGAATTCCGTGAATTAAAAATCCGCCAAACGCAAGAAATCCGGCCAACATCGTTTTACTTCCCAACATCCCTCTTTTGACCGCGGAAAGCGTAATATAGAGGGAATAAATCATACCCACCGCATTGTTTAAAATAGCGATAGAAAGCAGGTATCTCCAAAAAAATCCGTAATACAAATAAGGGTCTGGCGTTTTTCCGTAAACAATTGGAATATAACACAAGTTGAATACAATAAAAATGAATAATGCCGCATATTGGGAAATTCGGATAAACCAGGTTCTTTGAAATTCAAAAAAACTTTCAAAGAACAAAAAGGAAAGATACGGAAACAAAACAATTCCCGTTGCGTTTAGATAGAGATTAAACCAAGTATTGTCCCAAATCCAAAACCCCAAAGTTTTGATCCCCATCGTCTGCATCCCGGCGATGATCGATAAGATTCCAAAATAGAGATATTGTTTCTCTTTTTTCCTACCTATAAAAAGAAACAGGTGATACATTCCTCCGAAGAAAAAAATTCCAGCGATGGAGGCGAACCAAAGAAGAAACGAGAAAAATTTTTCTCGGACAAGAACGTCCTCTCCAAAATAGAAATCGGAAAACGCAAACCCTCCAAGACCACCCGCGCTGGAAATCCGAAACGCAATCGTATTCTCCGCTCCGATCCGGACAAGATCGGACGGAAGAGAAAAATAGTCGTTCCGAGTATTGGAACGTAAAAGTTTACCTTCGGATGAAATCTGTCCTCTTCCTCCGACTTTTTCTCCGTTGAGATAAACTTCATACGCATGATCCACATACGGAATCATGATGCCTAACGTCTTACCTTTGAAATTTTCGGAGGGAATAAAACGCATCCGAAACCATCCGACTCCGTCATAATTGTATCCTTCGAAATGCCAACTCTTTGCGACAGGAAACGAATTCCACGAGGAATCGTCGTATTCGAAATTTTTATATTCGGATCGATCCTCCGGTTTAAATTTCCACATACCTGTAAGTTGATAAACCCGAGAAGGATCCTTAATTTCGATTCTCGCGTCTTGAACCTGTCCATGGATCGGAGTGAAAATCGACACTGAAAATAAAAAGGAAAAAATAAACCACAGACGCAAGTCTGACTTTGTAAAGATCGATTTCAAACATCCGAATAAAACGGCAAGGAATGGTTGAATCATCTTATTCTCCACATTCTAATTTCAGAGATAAAACCGACTTTTTAAACTCAGCTTCGACCTGAGGCCAAGTATCGACCTTAACTCCATCCTTTGTATCCAACTTGCTTCCGTTATAATAAACGAGCGCCCAAAACGGATTTTTTTTACACGGAAAGTATCTTGTAAGAACTTCTCCTTTGAGAACAAACGGATACCAAGGATCCACTTGTTTATATACGTCTTCATCGGGAAGTCCTACATAAGCACGAATTGAACTCAAATAGTGCATGTCCGTTTTTTTTGTATCCGTCAGCGCTGCGACGGTTTTGAATTCCCCCGAAAGTTGCAGCCATTCTCTCATTTTTAGATCTCTAAAATAAGAAGAATTCAAAGAACCGATGAGTTGAAAGACAAAATCGTTTTCAAAATCCTTCCATGTGTAATCCTTCTGTCCTTCATGAGAAGACCATGTAATCAATTTCTGATCCAACATGGGGACCGTCTGAATCCCATCCGGGTTTAAATTGGACAGGTCTTCTTTGGAGCCGGACGGATCTTTTAACATAAACTTGGAACCTCGACCTTCGGCATCATCGTAGATCAGATAAACTCCCCACCATGAATTTACAAGCTTACACTTAGGATCAAGCATATGAGAATACTTCAGAGAATTTTTGCACCCTCCGATCGGACGATAACCGCCAACCGTATAGGAATTTACGGCGTCGACGTTTACTTTTTTATCGCTCATTTCGGAAAGATATTCGCTAAACGGAATGATAAAAGGTTTATCATACATTCCTTTGGGAACGTTTTTATATTCTAAAATCGTGCCTTTTTCTTTTTTTAGATCTATATTTTTTTCCAGACGGAGCAGTTTAGGTACGAGCACGGTACACTGAGCGACGGAAAACAGTAGAACAAATAGAACCGTTCCTCGAATCGAGCTTTTGAATGTGGATTTAAATCTTTTTGAAACGAACTGATTCCAATATGCGATTCTTTTGTTTAGAGACATCTGATAAACCTTTCCTAAATTTAGAAATGTCTTTCTATTCAAAATGTTTGATGACGTCAAATGAGAATTTGAAAAACTTTTTTTGCGGACCCTTTCGACTTATAAATCGAAATACAAATCGGTCTTTAGGGATGCTTTTGATTTGTTTTGAACTTGGAGGAGGGAATATTTTTGAAACCGGCGCAGGAAAGGTCTTTGCAATCGCTCCGTTGCAGAGTCAAATCGACTCCACGGCTCGTCGAAATCCTTCCGTTTGTTAAGTCTCATTACGAACCGATACACAAACGGGTTTGCATTAAAAAAGTATATGAGTTTTTGCCTACAACTTTATATTAAGATTCTAAAAAATCAATTCGGCTTTTCCATTCTCCAACAATAATGAATCTTATCGTTTCTAAAATCGTCCGGAATCGTTTGTTTTGAAACGTCATTGACATGGTCCCAA comes from the Leptospira sp. WS92.C1 genome and includes:
- a CDS encoding SpoIIE family protein phosphatase; its protein translation is MELPGFDTFESFFIDHQFLIYRSVDQKSGKHVLLKILRQKNPSRKDIQKIHHDFRISSFAKGPRIQNSLELIRHEDLPILVIEDSDFVPLPKIYPNGVHSIEKFFNLAMSISFSLKEIHEKRIVHQSLRPGNIWVHPETETAKITDFSTATFSGKDTSPSVTPDLSAEVLSYIPPELTGRLSRVLDLRTDFYSLGIIFYEMITGVLPFVSKDRNEILHAHLARKPLLVHNVREDLPLSLSLVIAKLLEKDPEKRYASINGLIYDLELCQKNYQNQNQETVFVPGSRDIPELTFDPSAIYGRDKEKAILESSLDKVFRGETSLVFITGDSGSGKSVLARSFLKSISERGGIVVQGKFDQYETSVPFGGLIHSLRNLVSIFLSKPEKEIRELKRLIRQYTGANGQILLNQIPELEFIIGPQPPLAELPPDENRNRFYFTIRNFIRAISEISRPLVLYMDDLQWADPASLKLIETFLIYTKIKNFLCILSFRQEAVEKSNGFSKILESLESNKVQKNQITVNPLDKESIFRLLQDLAPGPDDQIGIVSSVLHKKTLGNPFAIVQLLRTSEKTNYISYDFESKFWRWDTDKVSQLPVADNVIDLLCQRIRDLSPGVQELLGVCSCLGERFTSGFISKLHFFDTAQLNQILWEAVREGLLTPAHNQEHSLFEENIAAEQGFGFSHDRVQQAAYSLLEESKRKEFHKKVGIALLDLHGPEPKNRVLFQITNHLNQAAEEISEDLLRKNLTALNYNAGLQAKSSGSYESSLKYLNSALHALDQGAFVTDIELYSNVILETAETEYLLNNYERTMQLLESLENLNLPDLQYIRADAIQVRLYSKMNKVENAVFAGLRAMKRFQINIPSLPLLVTLVLFKELFLSLILSKGKSDTELISIKENGEPEYQALIDLFADLGPSAFTYNQNLFALIVLKMFNTSLTKGVSRSSPIAYSGYGMIVNQALKNLDQAIRYSKLAMDLNDKIPFDLVKWKVQYVYSAYLCHWKRHIVLDIGLLDDVHNGALQNGDIFYAGFSMQAKTQKKIFAASPIEELLSDIESADQYFTASRDNFSFTIVKSSHQLIKALAGKTISPDSLNDPEFNTQEFEKRILEDKNFTALSYFYNDLTKLYYFSGNYQRALVSGEKGEKLIQNAFGLIPFAEFWFYYGLTIFANDDEFSFSKRFRFSKKLKQIFAHFEKWSKDCPENFMGHLELLKAEKNRTKGNTGATIAGYEKAIKLFQESGFVSFQALACEIAAKFHYKLGNFSLGNHYIQHSIDLYARWGASTKVTELENRFSNQINLSISPEAIGRRIQNQTPDLDQEIILKTYNLLSGEILLDNLLKKLIQIAMETAGATRAIYFHLHNKNLMVYLAGQSGETGIIVENLPELDETQYPVSYLNYVFRTGKMISTAGFDSSSIKDFTDQYIKEKRPQSVICIPLVHAGGLKGVLYLENQLVKGVFTENRISTLELIAGQAAISIENANLYAELEEKVVERTSELNNTIKLIQKDLLYAQKIQDRILPKSEVTVAGLYILTKYIPMNEVGGDIYDYVEISPGKVRIFLADATGHGVQAALVTMLIKSEYEGLKFLDLPPGEVISKLNKEIIAKYSAIKSFFSCLIADIDTGEGTLSYSAAGHPDQFYLSGTTITRLFKSGPIIGISDKVRYQTQFLEIETGGKLFFFTDGIVEEFNSFEEEFGEDRLLESILKESSKPVPDLVKSVFGDLQSFLSGQKAQDDITFLTVEVL
- a CDS encoding adenylate/guanylate cyclase domain-containing protein gives rise to the protein MIQPFLAVLFGCLKSIFTKSDLRLWFIFSFLFSVSIFTPIHGQVQDARIEIKDPSRVYQLTGMWKFKPEDRSEYKNFEYDDSSWNSFPVAKSWHFEGYNYDGVGWFRMRFIPSENFKGKTLGIMIPYVDHAYEVYLNGEKVGGRGQISSEGKLLRSNTRNDYFSLPSDLVRIGAENTIAFRISSAGGLGGFAFSDFYFGEDVLVREKFFSFLLWFASIAGIFFFGGMYHLFLFIGRKKEKQYLYFGILSIIAGMQTMGIKTLGFWIWDNTWFNLYLNATGIVLFPYLSFLFFESFFEFQRTWFIRISQYAALFIFIVFNLCYIPIVYGKTPDPYLYYGFFWRYLLSIAILNNAVGMIYSLYITLSAVKRGMLGSKTMLAGFLAFGGFLIHGILSYVGMIGHETYFEIGFLLFVTSMAIAMALKFSKLHNESDRLNRELNIKNKELITLYVSYARFVPKEFLLNLGKESILDVKLGDQIEKEMTVMFSDIRSFTELSEKMTPEENFNFINSYLKRMSPIIQVNSGYIDKFLGDGIMALFQQQVDDALNAAIEMQKYMITYNQYRNKKNYIPIKIGIGLHYGKLMLGTIGGEERMEGTVISDAVNLASRIESLTKLYGCDIIVSEQALFRMSNPDKFHYRLLDTVNVKGKSDHVSVFEIFDGLSDVDLRLRLDTKGLFEKGIDLYRAQEFKESFSHFQDVLRLNPNDTAAKLFVLRCEQAIQFGVHENWDSISKLT